In Naumovozyma castellii chromosome 1, complete genome, one DNA window encodes the following:
- the BRE1 gene encoding E3 ubiquitin-protein ligase BRE1 (ancestral locus Anc_4.268): MSVEPPQKKIKLELSDPAEPLTQNDVISFQKEALFRCLHQHRVNFQSLKVQYDACEKDHLELVSVISSAMGCMFSIVKLMEASDLYSEEDKKLCKEMLIDEDDINVFVKYKTQFINLISKAVSGNNGSTSNADLGVNVERLLNKLSEMEASKTELFLKNKTLQSELTSLKKYYEILIKKYDREDSATVSRVFNKDTLKLEEEKENSDSNEFLNDNRKDKIKVQEDEPSTNALKKDDSAVDLKNEKESPLESNQEEEDKEKQNLKYELKISDLEAQIQKLQSTITELEKFKNANEEKLLNLNAQLSNITSNNTIPENGNVEDRDTLLNKIQYLTQENRELAETNEAFLNKFQKLSSEQEIFNNKVKSQFKETHENLLKNNQILEKDLVRIRTARDDLLSKIAILEKETTKSKMIKDLQTANEILTEQWNRVEERSKSITTATSSESLLKEIQDMEKGFKELSSLVNKKYSEYLNHESVISKLSVEKTKADQKYFAAMRSKDSILIENKNLLKKFNKTNELILQYKDTEKLLLQKLENINTQLIFSQNNEKRLISSNKSTSSKIINLNSELNNVKKSNYRLQEEKLQQTNEATKVNSILNNLEIEKKNLQIENSNLEKKFNKLKESIFNKNKDSKLQNNYTGMESNESLVEELENFRTLVYCSLCSKNWKNMAIKTCGHVFCEECCKERLAARMRKCPTCNNPFSANDLLLVHL; this comes from the coding sequence ATGTCGGTAGAACCCCctcagaagaagataaagCTAGAACTAAGCGATCCGGCTGAACCTCTAACTCAGAATGACGTGATTTCGTTTCAAAAGGAAGCGCTGTTTAGATGCTTACATCAACATCGAGTAAATTTCCAATCTTTGAAAGTTCAATATGATGCCTGTGAGAAGGACCATTTAGAACTTGTTTCAGTAATTTCAAGTGCTATGGGTTGTATGTTTTCGATTGTCAAATTAATGGAGGCCAGTGATTTGTATTCGGAAGAGGACAAGAAACTGTGTAAGGAAATGTTGATTGACGAAGATGATATTAACGTTTTCGTTAAATATAAGACTCAGTTTATCAACTTAATTTCTAAAGCAGTTTCTGGTAATAACGGATCTACATCAAACGCCGATTTAGGTGTTAATGTGGAAAGATTGTTGAATAAACTATCTGAAATGGAGGCCAGCAAAACTGAGttattcttgaagaataaaACTTTGCAAAGCGAACTAACATCGctaaagaaatattatgaGATATTAATCAAGAAATATGATAGGGAGGATTCAGCTACAGTAAGCAGGGTCTTTAACAAGGATACAttaaaattggaagaagaaaaggaaaattcGGACTCAaatgaatttttaaatgaCAACAGGAAAGATAAAATAAAGGTTCAAGAGGATGAGCCATCGACCAATGCCTTAAAGAAAGACGATTCCGCTGTTGATctaaaaaatgaaaaggaaagcCCACTAGAATCAAACCaggaggaggaagataAAGAGAAGCAAAATCTAAAATatgaattaaaaatatcaGATTTAGAAGCACAAATTCAGAAGCTACAAAGTACAATAactgaattggaaaagtttAAAAATGCTAACGAAGAAAAACTGCTGAACTTAAACGCACAACTCTCAAATATTACATCAAACAATACCATTCcagaaaatggaaatgtAGAAGATCGAGATACTCTATTAAATAAGATCCAATACTTAACTCAAGAGAATCGAGAATTAGCAGAAACAAATGAAGCATTTTTAAACAAGTTTCAGAAACTATCAAGCGAACAGGAAATATTCAACAACAAGGTGAAAAGccaatttaaagaaacacATGAAAAcctattgaaaaataatcaaatattaGAAAAGGATTTAGTAAGGATAAGAACGGCTCGTGATGATTTATTGAGTAAGATTGCCATCCTAGAAAAGGAAACGACAAAATCCAAAATGATAAAGGATCTACAAACTGCAAATGAGATTCTAACAGAACAGTGGAACAGAGTTGAAGAAAGATCGAAAAGTATCACTACTGCTACTTCATCAGAATCATTGCTAAAAGAAATACAAGATATGGAAAAGGGATTCAAAGAGCTATCAAGTTTAGtgaataaaaaatattctgaGTATCTTAACCATGAGTCTGTCATATCAAAACTATCGGTTGAAAAAACTAAAGCTGACCAGAAATATTTTGCCGCTATGAGATCTAAGGATTCAATActtattgaaaacaaaaatttactgaaaaaattcaacaaGACTAACGAATTAATACTTCAATACAAAGACACTGAAAAGTTATTATTGCAAAAACTTGAAAACATTAATACACAGTTAATTTTCTCCCAAAATAACGAAAAAAGACTGATAAGTTCGAATAAATCTACTTCATCCAAGataatcaatttgaattccgaattaaataatgtgAAGAAGTCCAACTATCGTCTACAGGAGGAAAAATTACAACAAACGAACGAGGCAACAAAGGTGAATTCtatattgaataatttggaaattgagaagaagaatctaCAAATAGAAAACTCCAATctggaaaagaaatttaataaattaaaggaatctattttcaataagaataaagactcaaaattacaaaataacTACACAGGTATGGAATCAAACGAGTCACTGGTTGAGGAATTAGAAAACTTTCGCACTTTAGTGTATTGTTCTCTATGCTccaagaattggaaaaatatgGCGATCAAAACATGTGGTCACGTATTCTGTGAAGAGTGTTGTAAGGAGAGATTGGCGGCAAGAATGAGAAAATGCCCAACTTGTAATAATCCATTTAGTGCCAATGATCTGTTACTAGTTCATTTATAA
- the AHK1 gene encoding Ahk1p (ancestral locus Anc_4.267): MTNIKEVTPPQETVFPQMEEQRDIGEGRPNLTAIIDENRLFQDLNIFVSLIDNLQGNEDADTAYICDFLRSNLLSHLRTQQKSFKYVFPTKSRDLLIQWWIALLNHLNDELSIYLLDIRFVGVMLECISRIMAILMILPIHPFREIEIYSHHILMTARYVTNRLVSNTKQVRKLTNENKTQHDDNDNDYNDNGSELIEFLNKYNSLLRGFLGKLNAYAFFYLSDEFHFDTQLLLSISSHTIYENGHSLFPWKERSFKLVKRDSNEDYKEKLIDIKQLGGKRNKDVTFFQIIISYMKNDNIFMAFYWHFWYIVLKYLSHTKNNMTNLKQNLRLIPGALMLLNYTSSTFLKVDIGRFVKYIKNQKFKGSDAPSSLSSTENMNDSMPSPIIDGLNTDRLNDFIFTNFKSIKIWECLSSLAHYISVDTNVSSLLRIQDSFGLKYIQKIPAHDYNVANIVYNKLFQFIIFQFCSQNLNNFLNWDSWLRGIIGMLQTLHMNSQLVATICLFNIWSYLPKQIQNQYSIELIIMNKELVFEKILIESSFPILKIFFCKLLVYKILSTSNDYQTKNIVRIKLKGYFQELKQIQTVFEQYDYVPSTIADANESKQNDLIFFGNKKLVVRRNKPLNNEFILSGRNYQGPNKIMKKKLIPKALNFPNMVQLSNLNPSLILLKGKYPYDVFDGNSQVIASNPIVPNTSSNSNSNSNSTSPSSSLTSQEEPQNLRNTLNSWFAKFTGTNTTGSQSNIQLGLTMAPPEYEYYYNSSVQICNVFRSADFIFHNYSSKPSLESFNDKWGVRPRKNNGKSLSKRLEYLNQYEKPLPNPLESNFDSFENTKIEEDLQEETEKAKLTIPEPNLDILGGSKEVASPHDNGVNDLSDEFSHISIKDDVVRRNKLMELETKFNKLLKLINIWNLTLDEYYEFMDVINDNSSFLDFDIGKPFANM, from the coding sequence ATGACAAATATCAAGGAGGTCACACCTCCACAGGAGACTGTGTTTCCGCAAATGGAAGAACAAAGAGACATAGGGGAAGGACGACCCAACCTTACGGCGATAATTGATGAGAACCGACTTTTCCAAGActtgaatatatttgtcTCCCTAATAGATAATTTACAGGGAAATGAAGATGCTGATACAGCCTACATTTGTGATTTCTTAAGGTCGAACCTTCTATCCCATTTAAGGACCCAACAGAAGAGCTTCAAATATGTCTTCCCCACTAAAAGCAGAGACTTATTGATTCAATGGTGGATTGCTCTTTTAAATcatttgaatgatgaattaaGTATATATTTGTTGGACATTAGGTTTGTTGGAGTCATGCTAGAATGTATCAGTCGAATAATGGCCATCTTAATGATTTTACCAATACATCCATTTAgggaaattgaaatttacTCTCATCACATTCTAATGACAGCACGTTATGTTACCAATAGATTGGTATCTAACACCAAACAAGTACGAAAATTGACAAACGAAAACAAAACACAGcatgatgataatgataacgATTATAATGACAACGGATCAGAACTAATAGAATTTCTGAATAAATACAATTCTTTACTAAGAGGCTTTTTGGGAAAATTGAATGCATACGCCTTTTTTTATCTTTCTGACGAATTCCATTTCGATACCCAATTATTGTTATCCATTTCATCTCATACAATATACGAGAATGGCCATTCTTTGTTTCCTTGGAAGGAAAGATCATTTAAATTAGTGAAGAGAGATTCTAATGAAGattataaagaaaaattaatagaCATTAAACAACTGGGCGGTAAACGAAATAAAGATGTTAcgttctttcaaataataatctcCTACATGAAGAATGACAACATCTTTATGGCATTCTATTGGCATTTTTGGTATATTGTATTGAAGTACCTATCTCATACTAAGAATAACATGACGAATCTCAAACAAAATTTGCGTCTTATTCCAGGAGCATTAATGTTATTGAACTATACTAGCTCTACGTTTTTGAAAGTGGATATAGGTAGATTTGTCAAGTACATTaagaatcaaaaatttaaaggCTCAGATGCcccatcttcattatcttccACGGAAAACATGAATGATTCAATGCCTAGTCCAATTATTGATGGGTTAAATACAGATCGATTAAACGATTTCATCtttaccaatttcaaatctattAAAATATGGGAATGTTTAAGTTCTCTTGCGCATTACATCTCCGTTGATACGAATGtatcttctttattaaGAATCCAAGACTCATTTGGTTTAAAATACATTCAAAAGATACCTGCTCATGACTATAATGTAGCAAATATTGTTTACAATaaacttttccaatttatcatATTCCAGTTTTGTTcacaaaatttaaataattttcttaattgGGATTCTTGGTTAAGAGGGATTATCGGTATGCTACAAACATTACATATGAACTCCCAGTTAGTTGCCACCATATGTTTGTTTAATATTTGGTCATACTTACCTAAACAAATACAGAACCAATACTCTATCGAATTGATTATCATGAACAAAGAATTggtatttgaaaagatctTAATCGAGTCAAGTTTTccaatattaaaaatatttttttgtaaaCTTTTAGTTTATAAGATTCTCTCCACTTCAAATGATTaccaaacaaaaaatattgttagaataaaattaaaaggGTATTTCCAAGAACTAAAACAAATCCAAACTGTATTTGAGCAATATGATTACGTGCCCTCCACTATAGCAGATGCCAATGAAAGCAAACAAAACgatttaattttttttggcAATAAAAAATTAGTTGTCAGGAGGAACAAaccattaaataatgaattcattCTTTCAGGCAGGAATTATCAGGGtccaaataaaataatgaagaaaaaattaattccAAAGGCCTTGAACTTTCCCAATATGGTTCAGCTTTCGAATCTAAATCCATCTCTTATTTTGTTGAAGGGTAAGTACCCTTATGATGTATTTGATGGAAATTCACAAGTTATAGCTTCTAATCCCATTGTTCCAAAtacttcatcaaattctaATTCTAACTCTAATTCCACTTCTCCGAGTTCATCATTAACTTCACAGGAAGAGCCacaaaatttaagaaacaCATTAAACTCATGGTTTGCTAAATTTACAGGAACCAATACTACTGGCAGTCAATCGAATATCCAGTTAGGACTTACGATGGCTCCACCTgaatatgaatattattataattcCTCTGTCCAAATTTGTAATGTTTTCAGATCGGCCGATTTCATCTTTCATAATTACTCCTCAAAACCGTCATTAGAGtcatttaatgataaatgGGGAGTAAGGCCACGGAAGAATAACGGTAAGTCGTTGAGTAAAAGATTAGAATACTTGAATCAATATGAGAAACCTTTACCAAATCCACTTGAGTCTAActttgattcatttgaGAATACAAAGATAGAGGAAGATttacaagaagaaactgaaaaagCCAAATTAACTATCCCTGAACCGAATTTGGATATCTTAGGGGGGTCAAAGGAAGTAGCTTCACCTCATGATAATGGTGTTAATGACTTAAGTGATGAATTTTCTCATATCTCGATTAAGGACGATGTTGTGAGACGTAATAAATTGATGGAATTAGAAACCAAATTTAACAAACTATTAAAGTTGATCAACATTTGGAACTTGACTTTGGATGAATATTATGAGTTCATGGATGTGATTAATGACAACTCTTCCTTCCTAGACTTCGATATCGGGAAACCTTTTGCCAATATGTAA
- the NCAS0A02570 gene encoding uncharacterized protein (ancestral locus Anc_4.265), whose amino-acid sequence MNQGGMTMSDNTAAMSSTSPGILMGDVTSSRSRSNSNTNNNTSNANFQNDTHLDPLSIPTNPTSSSSLATNQDMARLRRESIAHSQGVGGVSWGSLTVGSWLRDEVMFHATLKNSKSRNNSLIYPYMTSNKKRPSITVNNVNYFASFGPTATSPPVSHSAYLPNLEQQYCKDYSCCGLSLPSLHDLLKHYEETHIDNSLPSSVMINHNTHSISKPSTNTNILHQNLHNTISNSQLKKNSTASSSHQNSNNQTHIIQQTLDQSKHITSSLASNQHVPMNQPSFSQKGKKKSVNYSGSTIAASQPSNIQASNASSMISQTPQLHLNDNLIDTVPTNDVFLQTTSNNGNVNSQVSRNQTSSKTSPQHTFNNYSFNISKDNKTNMNRNDSIDLAFMDNNLLTSDTSFPPPFMNTLTPGMNLNINMNNTVTSNNNNANMASSPHTVIMGPPSHHHQPHNILSSIQGNHPNQTSTLIPELSMHGDNLTMNSQIHSKAFQNNNGRSPNGSNVNNNNNVHNSTANRPNGYIDDPARRLYVMDHEEHKPFKCPVIGCEKTYKNQNGLKYHKIHGHQNQKLQENPDGTFTILDPDSNEPFFDNAGNAKDKPYRCEVCGKRYKNLNGLKYHRGHSTH is encoded by the coding sequence ATGAATCAAGGTGGCATGACTATGTCAGATAATACTGCTGCTATGAGTAGTACCTCGCCCGGGATACTCATGGGTGACGTCACATCGTCTCGCTCAAggtcaaattcaaataccaacaataatacATCAAATGCaaactttcaaaatgatACTCATTTGGATCCACTATCGATACCAACCAATCCAacatcatcgtcatctcTTGCAACAAACCAAGATATGGCTCGTTTAAGAAGAGAATCTATTGCACACTCTCAAGGTGTTGGTGGTGTCTCTTGGGGGTCACTCACTGTGGGTTCTTGGTTAAGAGATGAAGTCATGTTTCATGCtactttgaagaattcaaaatcaagaaataatAGTCTTATTTATCCTTACATGACAAGTAACAAGAAAAGACCTTCCATTACGGTGAATAACGTTAATTATTTCGCCTCATTTGGCCCTACCGCTACTTCCCCGCCAGTTTCTCATAGTGCATATTTGCCAAATTTGGAGCAACAATACTGTAAAGATTATTCATGTTGTGGGTTGTCTTTACCCAGTCTACACGACCTTTTGAAACATTATGAAGAAACCCATATTGATAACAGTTTGCCATCTTCCGTCATGATTAATCATAACACCCACTCAATATCGAAACCTTCAACTAATACCAATATTTTACATCAAAATTTACATAACACAATCTCGAATTcccaattgaagaagaattctACCGCTTCATCCTCACACCAAAATTCTAATAACCAAACTCATATAATACAACAGACCTTAGATCAAAGCAAACACATAACTTCATCGTTGGCTTCAAACCAACATGTGCCGATGAATCAACCATCTTTTTCGCAAAAagggaagaagaaatcgGTTAATTATTCTGGGTCCACAATAGCAGCATCACAACCTTCAAATATACAAGCAAGTAATGCTTCAAGTATGATATCTCAAACCCCTCAATTAcatttgaatgataatTTGATTGATACCGTACCCACCAATGACGTGTTTTTACAAACAACATCAAATAACGGTAACGTAAATTCTCAAGTGTCAAGAAATCAAACATCATCGAAAACTTCACCACAACAtactttcaataattactcatttaatatttcaaaggACAACAAGACTAATATGAACCGGaatgattcaattgatttggCATTCATGGATAATAACCTATTAACCAGTGATACTTCATTCCCACCACCATTCATGAATACTTTAACGCCAGgaatgaatttaaatattaatatgaATAATACTGTAACAtccaataacaataatgcTAATATGGCATCATCACCACATACGGTAATAATGGGCCCTCCATCACATCACCATCAACCTCACAATATATTATCCAGTATTCAAGGTAATCATCCTAACCAAACTTCAACTCTGATACCAGAATTATCCATGCATGGCGATAATTTGACCATGAATTCacaaattcattcaaagGCATTCCAAAATAACAATGGCCGCTCGCCTAATGGTAGTAATGtcaataacaacaacaatgtTCATAACTCAACGGCGAATAGACCCAACGGTTATATTGATGATCCTGCAAGAAGATTATACGTAATGGATCATGAAGAACATAAACCGTTTAAATGTCCCGTTATTGGATGTGAAAAGACTTACAAGAATCAAAATGGGTTAAAATATCATAAGATTCACGGCCaccaaaatcaaaaattacaagaaaatCCTGATGGTACATTCACCATCTTAGACCCAGATTCTAACGAACCATTTTTTGACAATGCTGGTAATGCTAAGGACAAACCTTATCGTTGTGAAGTTTGTGGTAAACGTtataaaaatttgaatggGTTAAAATATCATAGAGGCCATTCAACACATTAA
- the YET3 gene encoding Yet3p (ancestral locus Anc_4.263) yields MSLYYTLVFGILVAEIIVFSILALPIPSKFRKPLTLLLLRPFKIPTVQVAIKCILGFILLLFLDSINKVYNINQELTEAGRATGGGAGGLGQERIEVLSRKFFAQRNMYLTGITLFLTFIVTRTFSLVNELLDLKETYHTTENKLGKGKLSKSEQEKKDKANAELKVKLTKQIEETDKEIERLTEKATLLQKEME; encoded by the coding sequence atgTCATTGTATTATACCCTAGTGTTTGGAATTCTGGTCGCAGAGATCATTGTATTCTCCATATTAGCATTACCAATCCCATCCAAATTCCGTAAACCATTAACACTTCTATTACTAAGACCATTCAAGATCCCGACGGTCCAAGTCGCCATAAAATGTATACTTGGATTTAtcttattattgtttttgGATTCGATTAATAAAGTTTACAATATCAATCAAGAATTAACTGAGGCAGGTCGTGCCACGGGCGGTGGCGCTGGTGGATTGGGGCAAGAGCGTATTGAAGTGTTATCAAGGAAATTTTTTGCCCAACGTAACATGTATTTGACAGGTATTACGTTATTCCTAACCTTCATTGTTACTAGAACATTCAGTTTGGTGAACGAACTGTTAGATTTGAAGGAAACCTATCATACCACTGAAAACAAGTTAGGAAAGGGTAAATTGAGTAAATCAGAgcaagaaaagaaggataaGGCAAATGCGGAATTGAAAGTCAAATTGACCAAACAAATTGAGGAGACCGATAAGGAGATTGAAAGACTAACTGAGAAAGCTACTCTTTTACAAAAAGAGATGGAATAA
- the NCAS0A02590 gene encoding uncharacterized protein (ancestral locus Anc_4.260) codes for MSFSRYLPHHVHTPLTRYQDPMKILVEGRETFLTKQLLRRNQRSDLQRLQRIRTNLSWTKFSLFIPNESAFIKCLYPQKTSSIMLDDHVSITTSNVYKIGLNFLNFKRLEFDSKLKKDFIDSFSNLKSTSNDKLLKFILKKYRLVGIARLNMPNDRIPERIRLKLDQAAMITIIGYLSLVNNGKGLDQWVKSQVFKPFTQHKFL; via the coding sequence ATGAGCTTCTCCAGATACCTACCACATCATGTTCACACACCTTTAACACGATATCAAGACCCTATGAAGATTCTAGTCGAAGGAAGAGAAACTTTTCTAACCAAGCAACTCCTAAGGAGAAATCAGAGATCCGACTTACAACGATTACAACGCATAAGAACCAATCTTAGTTGGACCAAGTTTTCCCTCTTCATTCCAAACGAATCCGCATTTATCAAATGTTTGTATCCGCAAAAGACATCTTCTATAATGCTAGATGATCATGTTTCGATAACTACTTCAAACGTCTATAAGATTGGATTAaacttcttgaattttAAACGATTGGAATTTGATTCCAAACTGAAAAAAGACTTTATTGATTCGTTTTCTAACTTGAAATCCACTTCCAATGAtaaattgttgaaattcatattgaaaaaatatagatTGGTAGGAATAGCAAGGTTAAACATGCCGAATGATAGAATCCCTGAAAGAATTAGGTTAAAACTGGATCAAGCAGCAatgataacaataatagGATATCTTTCGTTAGTTAATAATGGAAAAGGTTTGGATCAGTGGGTTAAATCACAAGTTTTCAAACCGTTTACACAGCATAAGTTTTTATGA
- the COX9 gene encoding cytochrome c oxidase subunit VIIa (ancestral locus Anc_4.257) has product MSAIAPITGTLKKRIFTDITIGFALGGAMASYWWWGFHNGVINKREDYYAKLAQLKNSEE; this is encoded by the coding sequence ATGTCTGCTATAGCTCCAATCACAGGtactttgaagaaaagaatatttacaGATATAACAATAGGTTTCGCTCTGGGGGGTGCCATGGCTTCTTATTGGTGGTGGGGGTTCCATAATGGTGTCATCAACAAAAGAGAGGACTATTATGCCAAGTTAgctcaattgaagaactcGGAGGAATGA